A stretch of the Acidobacteriota bacterium genome encodes the following:
- a CDS encoding MogA/MoaB family molybdenum cofactor biosynthesis protein, with the protein MAQPAVSLPVSSPSATPVVDKKLRAAVITVSDSVFQGKKRDGSGAAVAELLQANGWSVAHTRVVADDMAVIAATLRELSNKGFEAIFTTGGTGISARDVTPEATLKVITREIPGLAEQMRREGAKSEPRAALSRAVAGVAGNALIINLPGSPKGAAESLRAIIALLPHAVDLLQGRTEHTEAASR; encoded by the coding sequence ATGGCTCAGCCCGCCGTATCGCTACCTGTTAGTTCGCCATCCGCCACACCCGTGGTTGATAAAAAGTTGCGCGCCGCCGTCATCACTGTCAGTGATTCCGTGTTTCAAGGAAAGAAGCGCGACGGTTCCGGTGCCGCCGTCGCCGAATTGCTCCAGGCGAATGGCTGGAGCGTGGCCCACACGCGCGTGGTGGCCGACGACATGGCGGTGATCGCCGCCACGCTGCGCGAGTTGAGCAATAAAGGTTTTGAAGCGATCTTCACCACCGGCGGCACCGGCATCTCCGCCCGCGATGTTACGCCGGAGGCTACTTTGAAAGTCATCACCCGTGAGATTCCTGGCCTGGCCGAGCAGATGCGCCGCGAAGGCGCGAAGTCGGAGCCGCGCGCCGCACTTTCGCGTGCTGTGGCGGGCGTCGCCGGCAATGCGTTGATCATCAATCTGCCGGGCAGCCCTAAGGGCGCCGCCGAGTCGCTGCGCGCAATCATTGCTCTGCTGCCGCACGCCGTTGATTTGTTGCAAGGCCGCACCGAGCATACCGAAGCCGCCAGCCGATAG